A region of Streptomyces cinnamoneus DNA encodes the following proteins:
- the sigJ gene encoding RNA polymerase sigma factor SigJ, with protein MEDSARLLEGFEEHRPRLRAVAYRMLGSLSEAEDAVQETWLRFDRSVPAEVGNLGGWLTTVVGRVCLNMLRSRATRREDPLEAYIPDPVVSREDATDPEQEVLHADAVGLALLVVLESLAPAERLAFVLHDMFAVPFDEIAPLIERTPAATRQLASRARRRVQGQAPAPDPDPARQRAAVEAFFAAARDGDLEALVSVLHPDVVLRADGGVARARHTTVVRGARNVAAQAVTFTRFLPFVRPALVNGTAGVVVAANGRPLSVMAFAVTDGRVVAIDVIADPERLGRLSLPDLGS; from the coding sequence GTGGAAGACAGTGCCCGGTTGCTGGAGGGTTTCGAGGAGCACCGGCCCCGGCTGAGGGCGGTGGCCTACCGGATGCTCGGCTCGCTCAGCGAGGCCGAGGACGCCGTCCAGGAGACCTGGCTGCGTTTCGACCGCTCCGTCCCCGCAGAGGTCGGGAACCTCGGGGGATGGCTGACCACCGTGGTGGGGCGGGTGTGCCTCAACATGCTGCGCTCGCGAGCGACCCGGCGTGAGGATCCCCTTGAGGCGTACATACCCGACCCGGTCGTCAGCCGGGAGGACGCGACCGATCCCGAGCAGGAGGTGCTGCACGCCGATGCGGTCGGGCTGGCGCTGCTGGTGGTGCTCGAGTCGCTGGCGCCGGCCGAGCGGCTCGCGTTCGTCCTCCACGACATGTTCGCCGTGCCGTTCGACGAGATCGCCCCGCTGATCGAGCGGACCCCGGCCGCCACGCGGCAGCTCGCCAGCCGCGCCCGCCGCCGCGTGCAGGGGCAGGCCCCGGCCCCCGACCCCGACCCCGCGCGTCAGCGTGCGGCCGTCGAGGCGTTCTTCGCCGCCGCGCGCGACGGCGACCTCGAAGCGCTCGTCTCCGTGCTGCACCCCGACGTCGTCCTGCGGGCCGACGGCGGTGTCGCGCGCGCCCGCCACACCACCGTGGTGCGCGGCGCCCGCAACGTGGCGGCGCAGGCCGTCACCTTCACGCGGTTCCTGCCGTTCGTACGGCCGGCGCTCGTCAACGGGACCGCCGGCGTCGTCGTCGCGGCGAACGGGCGGCCGCTGTCCGTCATGGCCTTCGCCGTCACGGACGGCCGGGTCGTCGCCATCGACGTGATCGCCGACCCCGAGCGCCTGGGCCGGCTGAGCCTCCCGGACCTCGGCTCCTGA
- a CDS encoding NADPH-dependent FMN reductase: MPDSTYRLAVIVASTRAGRFGPTVANWLARQTAQRDDIEVDVIDLADHPLPVHLTREPGPEDAAALAAVTPRLAAADAFVVVTPEYNHSYPASVKNLIDWHYTQWQAKPVAFVSYGGLSGGLRAVEHLRPVFAELHAVTIRETVSFHSPWGKLDDTGSHLDEEAGAAAQAAAKVMLDQLSWWAVSLREARAARPYGN, encoded by the coding sequence ATGCCCGACAGCACCTACCGCCTCGCCGTCATCGTCGCCTCGACCCGCGCCGGCCGCTTCGGCCCCACGGTCGCCAACTGGCTGGCCCGGCAGACCGCGCAGCGCGACGACATAGAGGTCGACGTCATCGACTTGGCCGACCACCCGCTGCCGGTGCACCTCACGAGGGAGCCCGGTCCCGAGGACGCCGCCGCCCTCGCCGCCGTGACGCCGCGGCTCGCGGCGGCCGACGCCTTCGTCGTCGTCACCCCCGAGTACAACCACAGTTACCCGGCCTCCGTGAAGAACCTCATCGACTGGCACTACACCCAGTGGCAGGCCAAGCCCGTCGCGTTCGTCTCCTACGGCGGACTGTCCGGCGGTCTGCGCGCCGTCGAGCACCTGCGGCCGGTCTTCGCCGAACTGCACGCCGTCACCATCCGCGAGACGGTCAGCTTCCACAGCCCGTGGGGCAAGCTGGACGACACCGGCAGCCACCTCGACGAGGAGGCCGGCGCGGCCGCCCAGGCCGCCGCCAAGGTGATGCTCGACCAGCTGTCCTGGTGGGCCGTGTCCCTGCGGGAGGCCCGCGCGGCCCGCCCGTACGGCAACTGA
- a CDS encoding AmfC protein, producing MTTPTEEGPVLKAAERTRKDLKSFKDLKAVDSLHARPPSQRSGPLADVPGRALNELGLEDLRTLRRESRREEADLSYVRRLLQGRIDILRAELARRAAPAGPAVERLLVDRLSEILADGPPAHRSSARHVTLGTPHGEEYRRLAEDMLAEVRLSDTAARTDQELRDGMARLVAYERQVSVRRRGLQRMTDDCGAEMTRRYREGEARVDDLLA from the coding sequence ATGACCACACCCACCGAGGAAGGCCCCGTGCTCAAGGCGGCGGAGCGCACGCGCAAGGACCTCAAGAGCTTCAAGGACCTCAAGGCAGTGGACAGCTTGCACGCCAGACCCCCGAGCCAGCGTTCCGGGCCGCTGGCGGACGTCCCCGGTCGGGCGCTGAACGAGCTGGGCCTGGAGGACCTGCGCACGCTGCGCCGGGAGTCCCGGCGGGAGGAGGCGGACCTCAGCTACGTGCGGCGGCTCCTGCAGGGCCGCATCGACATCCTGCGGGCCGAGCTGGCCCGCCGTGCGGCGCCGGCCGGGCCGGCCGTGGAGCGGCTGCTGGTGGACCGGCTGTCGGAGATCCTCGCGGACGGCCCCCCGGCGCACCGGTCCTCCGCCCGCCACGTGACCCTGGGGACCCCCCACGGCGAGGAGTACCGGCGGCTGGCCGAGGACATGCTCGCGGAGGTCCGGCTGTCGGACACGGCCGCCCGGACGGACCAGGAGCTGCGGGACGGCATGGCCCGTCTGGTGGCGTACGAACGCCAGGTCTCGGTCCGCCGCCGGGGGCTCCAGCGGATGACCGACGACTGCGGTGCGGAGATGACACGCCGGTACCGCGAAGGGGAAGCGCGAGTGGACGACCTGCTCGCGTGA
- a CDS encoding GNAT family N-acetyltransferase, translating into MSLEIRPVGETEVPDWVRAMRTGFLVPPVAPKDEVEIRRAGMDLARTQGAFDDGRCVGTFRSFTQRLTVPGGTAVTANAVTNVTVTPTHRRRGLLGRMMGNALRAARERGDAAATLLSAEYPIYGRFGFGPASRVTRWEVQVTRAGLDPHYAGPADGGRVDFADGGTVRQLAPALHERLRARQHGAVDRTERWWRMATGDMPQLGPQAWTEPFYALYRSPAGSVDGLLTYTADAVWEAKLPMNTATVRDLIAVSPEAERALWHFLFSIDWITRVDTGLRAPDDVLPLLLPDPRAARVTTDADYMWLRPLDVPALLEARTYACPGSLVLDVTDPDGLSGGRFALEAGPDGASCVPTSRPAELSLGVGELGALCLGDESAVRLAALGRVREDRPGAAARAELMLRTARRPWCPDMF; encoded by the coding sequence ATGAGCCTTGAGATCCGTCCCGTCGGCGAGACCGAAGTGCCCGACTGGGTGCGTGCGATGCGCACCGGCTTCCTCGTTCCGCCCGTGGCGCCCAAGGACGAGGTCGAGATACGCCGCGCGGGCATGGACCTGGCCCGTACGCAGGGGGCTTTCGACGACGGCCGCTGCGTCGGCACGTTCCGCAGCTTCACCCAGCGGCTCACCGTGCCGGGCGGCACGGCCGTGACCGCCAACGCCGTCACCAACGTCACCGTCACGCCGACGCACCGCCGGCGCGGGCTGCTCGGGCGCATGATGGGCAACGCCCTGCGGGCCGCCAGGGAGCGGGGGGACGCCGCCGCCACGCTGTTGTCCGCCGAGTACCCGATCTACGGCCGCTTCGGCTTCGGGCCGGCCAGCCGGGTCACCCGGTGGGAGGTGCAGGTCACCCGCGCCGGCCTCGACCCGCACTACGCGGGCCCGGCGGACGGCGGCCGTGTCGACTTCGCCGACGGCGGCACAGTGCGGCAGCTGGCCCCCGCGCTGCACGAGCGGCTGCGCGCCCGGCAGCACGGCGCCGTCGACCGCACGGAGCGCTGGTGGCGGATGGCCACGGGCGACATGCCTCAGCTCGGCCCGCAGGCCTGGACCGAACCCTTCTACGCCCTCTACCGCTCCCCCGCCGGCAGCGTCGACGGCCTCCTGACGTACACCGCGGACGCGGTGTGGGAAGCCAAGCTGCCCATGAACACCGCCACCGTGCGCGACCTGATCGCGGTCTCACCCGAGGCCGAACGCGCCCTGTGGCACTTCCTGTTCTCGATCGACTGGATCACCAGGGTCGACACCGGCCTCCGCGCCCCCGACGACGTCCTTCCGCTGCTGCTGCCCGACCCGCGAGCGGCCAGGGTCACGACGGACGCCGACTACATGTGGCTGCGCCCGCTCGACGTACCGGCGTTGCTGGAAGCCCGTACGTACGCCTGCCCCGGCTCGCTCGTCCTCGACGTCACCGACCCGGACGGCCTCTCCGGCGGGCGGTTCGCGCTGGAGGCCGGGCCGGACGGCGCGAGCTGCGTGCCCACGTCGCGGCCGGCGGAACTGTCCCTGGGCGTGGGCGAGCTGGGGGCCCTGTGCCTCGGCGACGAGTCCGCGGTGCGGCTCGCGGCCCTCGGCCGCGTCCGGGAGGACCGGCCCGGCGCGGCCGCCCGCGCGGAGCTGATGCTGCGCACGGCGCGGCGGCCGTGGTGCCCGGACATGTTCTGA